The segment TACTTGTAATCAATCGATACTGCGGTGCGCAGCACCTATGGTATCGCATCGTAAACTAGTTGAGTAGCTCGAAACTTATGTAAATTACTATTGTAATATCCCACCTCTTGACATATTGAAAAAATTAGATATAATGGAGTTAAGATATATGAATGGTTATTCATATATCATTTAAATATTAAGAGAAAAGCACTATTAATATGTGCCAAGTACTATTAATATAAGCCAAATAGGATTAAGAGGTGATAGAATGAATCCTGTAAGAACAATTGAAAGAATTATTAAAGCTCCTGATATTCATTGGGTAGGCACTGGATTTAGAGTACGTCAGTACTTCCCTGATAGCGATGAGTCACCTATGCTTGATCGTATGTCTCCATTTTTGTTACTCAACTATAACGAGCCATATTATTTTGAGGGCAGTCCTTTTGATACAGGTGACACTCCACATCCCCATAAAGGCTTTGAAACGGTAACATTTTCTTTTTCCGGTTCCATTGAACATAAAGATGCAGCTGGTAATAGTGGTGTTATTCATTCTGGTGATGTGCAATGGATGACTGCCGCTAGTGGTATTTTGCACAAAGAATTTCATGAAAAAGAATATGCAAAGCGGGGACGTTTGTTCCATGCTTTACAATTATGGGTAAATCTACCTGAATGTCATAAAAATGATGCACCTTCATATCAATATATACCTGCTACCACAATGGGGCGGTATCAATCTCTTGATGAAACAATCGATGCCATCGTTTACACAGGTGCTTTCAGACATATAACAGGTCCTGCTAAATCCCATACACCGATGAATATTTACAAATTAAAACTTCAACCTAATTCATGGATCTCTATTTCTGAGAATATGACTTGGAATACAGGCTTCCTTGTGATTAATGGTACAGGTAGTGCCAATGGTGAAAGCATAGAATTTGGAGACTTTGTACTTTTCAACAATGATGGAGAGCGTTTTGAGGTAGAGTCTGGTGATGAAGGTCTTGAAATCTTCGTTCTCGCTGGAGAACCACTCAATGAACCAGTGGTAAAACAAGGATCATTTGTTATGACAAATAAAACAGAGCTTCTCCTCGCTTATGGGGAATACATAAACGGTAAATTTGGCCGCGAAGAAGATATTATGTAATACGTAAATCTTACTCTACAAGAAAAGATATAAACCCCCTATAAGTCACGTTAACTAGCTTATAGGGGGCCTTTTTATACTAAACTAATCTTCACTTGTTTATCTAAGGCAAATGCAATTTTACACATAGTACTTAGACTTGTATTGGCACCTTTCTCAATACGTGCAATTGTAGACTGCGGGACACCAGATTTCTTAGCTAAATCACGTTGTGTTAATCCTGCAGCCTCTCGTGCTTTTAAAACAGCTACTGCATTTTCTAATTTAGCTTTTTCTTCTAAATAAGCTTCTAAAAATTCTGGATTATTTCTGTCTTTTTCAAATATATTATCTAAGGTTTTTATTGGCATAATATTCCTCCTCAAATTCTGATTTTATCTGTTTAGCTCTTATTATTTCTTTTATGATAGCATATATGCGTTCAAATCTCAATTTTATAGTTACTGTTTATCTGAGTTCTTACCTTAACTATATAGATATGAAGGTTGTATTTTGTAGCTCAAAGATGTAATGAGTAGATTATTTTACTCTTGTAATCAGTATTCAAGTTTCAAGGTAGTTAACTATCTTCAAAGGTTTATAAAAAGAGGAAATCAAGTTGTATTATTTATTGTTATAAATTAAACGTTAGATGTTTTACTAATAGTATCTTTGTTAGATTTATTTATGAGAAATAAAGATATTAATAAGATTTCGTGATTTTAATTGTTTAGGTTAAGCTATATATAATTATCATTAATCAACGTGCTTCAGGATACGTATTTTCCTTATAGCTATGTTATACTAATTCTAATACTATATTTTCATAGGAGGTCTTATGACTAAGAAAATTGCGGTTCTCGTTAATGAGGATACAATGCAGCGCTGTTCTTGTGGCGGTTGCTTAAAAGCATTTATGAATAAAGCGGATTCCTTTGAGCGTTATGCAGATGAGGATATTGAGTTGGTAGGTTTCACCCATAGTGGTGGCGATCTTGCCAAGAAAATCGAGTCTTTCAAGAAAAAAGGTGTTACTACGGTCCATCTTTCTACGTGTACGCGTGGTAAGAATGAAAATTATGAAAGCATCGCAGAGCAGTGTGCTGAGGCAGGCTTTGATGTAGTGGGTTATACCCATGGTGGTGCTGTTTCTAAAGATGGTAAAGAAGCGGTAGTACTTTCAGCTAAAGATGAATGATTGTTCCATTATTCATTCTATATTTACGATGAAGATTTACTATATTCATAGTGTGTAAATGTTAGAGTACTATTTTCATTAATTATGATATGGTTATATCATTTGAAAGGTTGAGAGAATGAACAAGAAAATTACAGCAACTACATTATCTGTAGCGATGGCTGCGACAATGGCGCCTGCTATTATGCAAACTGCTCCAGTGAATGCTGCATCTAGTGCAGTACAAACATTGGCGGGTGGTGCTGTTGCTATGGCTTATGTATCTACTGCATTAAATAAAATGGATAACTCCGAACAAGGCCAACAAGAAAGCTTGGCACGTACTAAGGAGAAAACTGGTTACTTGAACGATAGTGCAGCGCAAGCACGTGTAAATCGCATTATGAAAACGTTAGAGGCTTCTCCTAGCGTAAAACGTTCTTACGTTGTCTATGCAAACCCTGATACAGAGTTTAATGCTTTTGCAACGCTTGGTCGCGTTATGTCTATTAATAAAGGTGCTTTGGATACCCTTGATGATGATCAATTGGCTTATGTAATGGCCCATGAAATTGCTCATGGTGAGCATAAAGATATTATCAATGGCGCTAAAAAGCAAATTGGCCTTTCTACAGCAGTCGGTATTGCAGCTGGTGGTAGTGAAGGGGCAGCGTTATTATCTAATGTAGCGGGCAACTACTTGTCTAATCAAGTATTTACAATGAGTCAAGAAAAAGCAGCCGATGAACTAGGCTTCAAGATTTTAAGCGAATCTCCTTATAATGTGGGCGGTGCAGCTGGTTCTATGGCGGTACTTCGCAACAAAGTTGGGGAACACTATCGTGAAGGGCTTTCACAAGTAGTGGCACCGAACAATCATCCTAAGTTAACAGACCGTGTGAACAATAATATTGCTCGCATGTACACATATTCTGGAAACCACGTAAACGTGTCTAAAGGCGCAGTTTACGTAAACGGTGATAATATCTATAGCCCAGCAGGTAGCGGCCGTTATACAGGGGAAGAACGTGCGTATTACATGGCTGGTAAATTAGCGCGCTTGTATCATAATGGTCAAATTCAGCCAGGTGGTGCATCTTATGATGGACCTACTGTTACAGTGGCAGGTCGTTCTATTGTCACAACTCCTAACGCTGATGTGGCCCTTATGGTTGCTACCAATTTGAATAATTCCTTTGTGAAAGCAGCGGGTCCTGCGAAAGGCAAACAAGCAGCAAAACCTAATAAGAAAAAATCTAGTAAGAAATAATAGAGTTCGCTTATAAAGATAAAATGGATTGTACTACCATATTGGACGAGGTATTTATACAATAGATCAAGTGGTGTATACAAGATAGTGTATTGATAGGCAAGATATTGTTTATGTATCATTATTTCGTAGCGAGAGGATGCACATACATAAGTTTTATTATGATGATATAACGGTGTCATAGGATAGTTTAAACGAATGGTTATGCAGGTATGAATAATATTCATAAAATTGTATAGAATTAATAAATATGTACTTGATAGAGGTGTTATGTTAACCCTCTTAGTATGCTAAGAAGTTAGATAATATCTGTATAGGCAGTCTATAGAAAACATTTCTATAGACTGCTTTTTTTATATGTATTGAGAGCAGATAAATAATTTTTAGCATGAGAATTATTAGTGTTTTTATATAATAGACAAATGTATGTATTCAATAGAGGAATTAGTAATTATAAGAATACATACCGTAAAATAGCATACCTGTACAGGGTATAGGTTTATTGTGCTACGTATTTGTTTATGAAATAATAAAATAACTTAGTGTTAATCGTAATATAACGATTAATACAGATTGGATTTGTGTTTTATACGCAGTAGAGTACAAATTTATAATTATAAGTTTGAGGAGGTTATTATGGAGTATGCAATTCATCTTTTTAATGCGGGTGGCGTAGTCATGTATCCGCTAGTTTTATTTATGTTGGCAGCATGTACGATTTTATTTGAGCGAATTCGTATGTATCGTCGCATTGACAGTGAAATTCAACAATTGTCGTCTAGCATTGAAGCCGGTCGTAATGCGAATGATTGGATTGCATTAGAACAAGCGATTAAGAATAATGATGATGCACTTAGTCAATTTGTAACACCGATTGTAGATTCCGTATATAACTTTGAAGGCTTGGAAAATCGCCTTCACGATGTAGTAGGTTACATGGATGAACGTTTAAAACGCGGCCTTAACTGGCTCAGCATGATGGTTACTATGGCTCCATTGCTTGGTTTATTGGGAACTGTAGTTGGTATGATTCGCTCCTTTGCGGCTGTTGGTGGCGATATCGGTGCCCCTACCGTTATTACTGGTGGTGTATCCGAAGCGTTGATTGCAACGGCAACTGGGCTTTCAGTAGCCATCGTAGCATTAGCTATCCATAGCTGGTGCACAAGTAAAGTAAATTATGATATTGCAAAATTGGAACAACGTTTAGGTTCTATCTTGGATTTATATATTAGGAGTCAACGATGAAACGTAGTTCAGTAGGGATACAAAAAGAACCTACCATCATGATTATACCTATGATTGATATTGTATTTTTCTTGCTCGTATTTTTCATGATGAGTACGTTATATATGAATACAGAGGAACAAATTCCGCTCAATTTGCCAAAGGCCTCTGCATCAACGGCAAAAACGATTGAGCCGATTACGATTTCACTCACAGCTACTCATAAGATGTATTTGAACGAACGTGAAATTAGACCTGATGATTTGGGCAATGAAATTCAAGCTATTGTTGCGAAGGAACCACAACAGGCTTTTATCGTCCGTGCATCTGAAGATATTGCGTATAAGGATGTTATTAGCATTTTGGATAATCTAAAGATGAGTGGTGCTCGGTTTGTTAGCGTAGCGACAGAACGGAAGTGATCATATGGTGAGTAAACGATATGGCATTCCTTTCGTAGCTGCATTGGTGGTCAATTTAGCATACTGGGGTGTTGTAGGTGATTTGTTCGGTCATATAAAACCACCAGAAACGCCAAAGAAAGATTTGGTTATCAATCTTGACATGGTGCAACCGGAACCTCCTGAGCAGGAGAAGAAACAGCAAGAGAAAATTGTCTCTGATGATAAAGAAAATGCTGCGGGCGGTAAGTCGGGTAGTGTATTACCGGACTTATCGGGAAAACCGACACCGGGCTTGCAAAATCTTAACCCTTATCTAGGTGGCAATGAAGCGGCTAGTGTAAATCTACATGGGAATACAGATAATCCAGTGGGTATTCCAGGTGATGGCGATACAACAGGTCCAGGTGGTGGCCCCGTTGGCAATGGTGGTAAAGCAAATGACGGCCCTGGTACACAGAGCGGCAATTCTGGGACTAGTGATACGGAAGGTTCGGGATACTTTGATGTTTCCGGTTATCGTGCTAGTTTAGATGCTAATAAAGTCATGCCAGCACAAGCTGTACGAAGAGGTATTACAGGGACAGTCACTATTAGGGTTTATTTTGATGGCGAAGGTAATTATGTAAGGGCTGAAATTGAGGGGAGTAGCGGCTCTAGCCTTCTTGATAATGATGCCCTTGCCCTTGCAGCTAGGTCAGGTGGGGCTACCAATACAACTGGTGAGCCTAAATCAGATGTTTTTTATATAAGATATGAATTTGAATAATGATTATATTTGGAATGAGCCTAAATTAAATTAAATGAATTACAGTTTATGTAGTGGGGATGAGAGTGTTCATATCCCCTACAACCAAATTCCCACTGTAGTTCAGAGGCTACAAATTAACAGAATTAACATAGTTTTAATAAAACATATAGGGTGATAAATGAAATGAATAAACGTGTATATGTGGCCACAATGATGGCGTTACTTAGTATGAGTGTAAATGGTTATGCGGTAGATATGACAACTAATCAGAATCAAGAGTCGTCCAATGTAATCAATGTAACCGCCAATCGCACAGCCCTCCTAGATTTGGACACACCTGTAGCGATGAATATAATTACACCTGAGGAGTTAAAAAATACTGGTGCTACCACTGCTTTTGATGCGGTGGCGACCGTACCAGGGGTAACAATAAATTCTTATGGTGCTGGCGGTGCCGATTTTGGTGGCATGGATAGCCGTACGAATATTCGAGGCCTTGACCGTGGTGCCCTTGTTCTTGTAAATGGCGTGCCTATGAACCTCAATGGCAAAGGTGGACTCGGCTCTATTCCTACGAGTGCCATAAAACGTATCGAAGTAGTGAAAGGAGCTGCTTCTACATTGTATGGTGCAGAGGCATTAGGTGGCGTTATTAATGTTATTACTAAGACTCCATCTACAGAGGGTGGCTCTGCTACGGTTGCCGTAGGTAATCGTGGGTCTAAACGTTTTGATGTGTCATACGGTACAGATAAATTCATCGTTGGTATCGATAGAAAATATTGGGGTACACAGGATCCATCCACACCGATTCGCTACGACTATGCAGGTACTAAACACTACGATTACTATAGTACTCGCAACAAGGGCAATTCGTTGGGGCTCTTTATGAGTGGTAAGCTTTCAGATAAGGTAACATTGAATTTTAATCGTGCTGAAAGTAAATCGTCCTTTGGTCTAATCAGTACGGAAACAAATCCGGTTAATCAAGCAAGACATTCTACGACGTATCATTATAAGGATGATCGCAATAATGCTTCCTTAATTTATAAGGACAAGGGTACTACAGGAACCTTGTTCTATAATGACCGTACGATGCGTGGTACGAGCCGGGTGCACAATACGTCCCAAGCTAAGGCAACTGAAACAAGCTATCGCGCACGTCAATATGGATTTGATGTACAGCATGAATGGGATTTTAGAGATGGTAAGGACTATTTAATCGCAGGTGTTACAGGTAAACAAGAAACCTATCATGCAACGGCTGTTCCTGTGTACATTCATCCTAAACGCAATAGTTATGCTGTGTATGGTAGTTATTCTTATGAAATTAACCCTAAATGGACATCCATTTTGGGCTTGCGTTACACCGTAATCGATGACCCAATCAAGGATCAACATGTGTTGACCCCTCAATTCCAATTGTTGCACTCTATTAATAAACAATCCTCCATGTATGTGAACATAGGGAAAGCTTTTACAATGCCTAGTTTGAGCGATACATTCCGTAGCGTTAGCCGTCGGTATACAGCGGTAAGCAGTAAAAACCTCAAACCAGAAGAAGGTTGGAACTATGAAATTGGGTACAAGCGGATTAACAAAAAGGATGATTGGAAGGTTGATGTGTTCTATATGGATTTCAAAAACTTCTTCCAATGGCAACCGGATGCAAATGGTCGACCTTTGGTGCGCGTAAATGGCGGGAAATTCCGCAACGTGGGCATCGAAGCTGAATATGGTAGACGTTTATCCGACCGCCTCAAATGGAACGTGAGTGGTTCCTATTCTAATCCACGACAAAAGGAAATGAATGAAACTTATTGGAAACAAGCGGCTCCTAAGTTACAGTTTACAACCGGCATTCGTTATGAAAGCCCAACCTGGGAAGCTGGTACATCCTTTAGCTTTGTTACCAAACGTTTGCGCAATCGTGATGGTGGCTTAAATCCTAATATTGCCCTTTGGAATGCGTATGTAGGTTATCATTTCAACAAGGATGCAACACTTCGTCTCGATGCTCGTAACTTGTTAGACCGTCATAACGTTATCACTAATGGGGATTATGAATACTGGGGAGACCCATTTACATATGAATTGAGTTATACACAAAAATTCTAATATTTATTTATAGAGACTTATATAAAATCCAGTACTAATAGGGGGTATGGGTTTTGTGCAGTCCTTTTAAGTGTGTAATAATACAATTATGTAGTTTTTATGAATAATTAGTGTGTATTACGAGGGATTTGTTATGAACAATCTTAAGAAACGACGGACTTCTGTACTTATAGGATTGGCTTTGATGGGATTATCTGTGCATGCATATGCAGTGGATGTAACGGCTGCCACAGATACTCCTACTACGGTAGCATCTACTGAAGCAAATGGCGCATCTGAAAGTCATGTCATTAATGTAACAGCAAATCGCATGGCTCTTTTAGATTTAGATACGCCGGCAGCGATGGATGTTATTACGGACAAAGATATCATGAATAGCGGTGCTAAAAATGCCTTTGATGCGGTGAACATGGTGCCTGGTATTACATCTTTCTCCTATGGTGCATCTGGTCTTGAATATGGGGCTATGGATAGCCGTGTGAATATCCGTGGCCTTGAACGGGGATCCTTGATTCTCATGAATGGGGTACCGATGAACCTCAATGGCAAGGGCGGCCTTAGTTCTATTCCGACTAGCTCTATTGAACGCATTGAAGTATTAAAAGGTGCGGCCTCTGCTTTATATGGTTCTGATGCGATGAGTGGTGTTATCAATGTAATTACTAAGACTCCAAGTAAAGAAGGGGGCTCTGCTACGGTAGGTTTTGGTAATATGGGGCGCCAAACTTATAAAATTAACTATGGCACGCCTCGCTTCTTAATTGGTGTGGAACGTAACTTCTTTGGTGCTCAAGATCCAGAAACCCCTATTCGCTCCGATATCGGTGCTTATGCTAGGGGCTATGAATATTATACAGCTCGTAACAAAGGGAATTCCTTAGGTGTATTTATGAGCGGTAAATTAAATGATAAGTTGACTTTGAACTTTAGCCGTTTTGAAGGTAATTCTTCTTTTGGACAGTTGAGTACAGAAACGAATCCTATTAAGCAAAAGCTTCACTCTACAACATATGCTTATAAAGATACTAAAAATAATGCGTCTTTAGTTTATAAAGATGGCAATACTACAGGTACAATCTTCTACAATGATAGAGATTTGTATGGTAAAAGTCGCATACATAGCAAAAAGACATATACGTTGAGTGATAACAACTATATTGCTCGACAATATGGTTTCGATGTGCAACATGAATGGGACTTCCGCGGTGGCAAGGACTATTTCATTGCAGGTGTACTTGGTAAACGCGAAACATATCGCACTACATCTGGTCCATACTATGGAAATCCACATCGCAATAGTTATGCCATTTATGGTACATACTCCTATCAAATCAATCCTAAATGGACTAGTATTTTAGGCTTGCGTTATTCGGATATTAAAGACCCTGTGAAAAATCAACGCGTATTGATTCCTCAGTTCCAATTAGAACATCGTATTAACAAGGAATCATCCATGTACATAAATGCTGGTAAAGCCTTTAGAATGCCGAACTTAAGCGATACTTTCAAGAAAATTAATAAAGGCTATGCCTCTGTTAGTGGACGTAATTTGAAACCTGAAGAAGGTTGGAATTACGAATTAGGCTATAAACACATTACTAACAAAGATAGCTGGAAAGTAGCGCTCTTCTATATGGACTTTAAAAACTTCTTCTCTTGGAAGCCAGATAGCAATGGTAAAAACACGATTCGCGTAAACGGTGGTCGCTATAGAAATGTCGGTATCGAAGCCCAATATGGTCGTAAATTAACAGATCACTTAAAAATGACTGTGGGTGCATCGTATTCTAATCCAAAACAACGAGAAATCGATAAGACCTATTGGAAACAAGCAAATCCAAAATTACAATTTACAGGAGGCATCCATTATACAAGTCCAAAATGGACAGCTGGTTCTAGCCTTAACTTTGTCACAAAACGGATGAAGAACCGCGATGGTGGAACAAATCCAAATCTCGTAGCTTGGAATGCATACGTAGGCTATCAGTTCAATGAAAACTCATCCTTGCGGCTAGATGCACGTAACTTGTTAAACCGTCATAATGTTATTTCAAACGGCGACTGGGAATACTGGGATGAACCATTTAATTACCAACTTAGCTATACTCAAAAATTCTAGTCTTTATGTAATCACTAATTAGAACTATACAAGGAGTATCATCATGAACAAGAAAATTGGATTTTTCATATGTTTGATGATACTCCTTTGTGTATGTTTAACAGGTTGTGGACCTCAATCTGAGGATGGCGTAACACCATATATTCGCTATGTTGACAGTCATGATGGCGTTCAAGTTGCTGTTCCAGAGCATCCAAAACGGATTTTATCACTGTCTTCTGCGTTCGACACAATTTTACTAGGACTTATAGAACCAGAACGTTTAGTAGGCATTAATAAATTGTCTACCTATGAGGAATATTCGCTAGAGGCAAAGCGCGCAAAGCTGGTAAAACCAGTGTTGAGTTCGTATCCTTTGGAGAAAATCATAGCCTTGAAACCGGATCTTGTTATAGCACCAGATTATATATCGGCTGATGTTATCTATGGCTTACGGCACATGGGTATAGCCACTGTTGTGGTACCTACCCCTTCTACGGTGGACGGAGTGATTCAGAATGTGATGGATATTGCTCATGTTATCGGCGAAGATGAAAAGGGTAGCTTTTACATTCGGAAGATTCATCGTGAAATAGATGAAATAAAGCACCTAGGAGAATCTATTCCAATTGAGCAGCGCAAGACGGTTCTCTTTGTATCATCTATGGACGGATATACGGGAACAGGAAGCCTTTTTGATGATATGTGTCACTATATGAGTATCTATAATGCACCTGATAGGATTGGCTTACCACCACGAATACCCTTTGGGGAGGAACGGGTGATAGCCATGAATCCAGACTATATTTTTATTCCTTCCTATAAGGGAATGGACAAGAATTTGGCGGATCGATATTTACTAAATCCAGCCTTTCAAAATTTGCCGGCTATACGTGAGAACCGTGTTAAGCCATTACCGGCAGCTTATTTATATACTATGAATCAGCATATTGGCGAAGCGATGCTCGCCATCATGCATACTGTATATCCTCAGTTAGAAAGGAATTCTCATGACTAAAGAGAAGCAACGAATCATGGCAATTATTCTAATTGGGGTATTGCTATGTATTGTGAGTCTATTGGCACTCCACGTAGGAACTATCATGATTCCTATCGGTGGCGGTGTACAAAGTATTTTAAATGGTATGGGCTTACCTGTGAATTTTACGGAGCCTATTACAGCTGAACAAGAGGCCGTATTATGGTTTATCCGCATGCCGCGCCTCATTATAGGCCTACTCGTAGGCGGTGCATTGGCGCTAGCTGGCGCCGTTATGCAAGGTGTTTTCTCCAATCCACTGGCGGACCCAGGTATTATGGGCGTTTCCGCAGGGGCATCTCTCGGTGCAGTTATCGCCATCGCCCTTGGTGTAACATCTCTTGGCATGTTTTACATGCCTGCCTTTGCCTTCGTAGGAGCCTTTGTATCTGTTGGGATTACTATATTGTTAACATGGCGTAATAACAAGCTCGATACGACCACCTTGTTGCTTGCTGGTGTAGCTGTTAGTATGCTGCTCGGTGCTTTCACATCGGGCATTTTGACTATGATTAATGAATACCGCTTGCGTGAATTCCTATTTTGGATGGTGGGTGGACTTGATTTTCGTCGCTGGGACCACGTTCTACTAGCGGTGGGGCCTATCATGACGGGCAGCGTTATATTAATGATGCTCGGTCGTCATCTGAATGTACTCGTTCTCGGCGATACAGAGGCGCGTGCCTTGGGTTTGCCTGTTATGGTGTATCGCATGCTATTCCTGTTTTTGGCATCTGTCGTTACTGCTACTGCGGTGTGCGTCAGTGGTTCCATTGGCTTTGTTGGCCTTGTAGTACCGCATATTGTGCGTCTTTTGGTGGGACCTGACCATCGCCTATTATTGCCTATGGCAGCTGTGGGTGGGGCGCTTTTCCTCGTGTTCTGTGATACCTTAGGTCGCGTTATTGCTCAGCCAGTTGAGATTCGCGTAGGTATTATGACAGCGATCTTAGGGGCACCGTATTTCTTATATTTACTTCATCGCTTGCGTAGTAAAGGAGGGGCCTAATGAAACTAGATGTTCAATCTCTATCCGTTACGTTAGGGGAAAACACTATTCTAAAGGATGCATCCTTCTCTATTGATAGTGGTGAGTTCGTTGGTATTATCGGACCTAATGGCTCTGGTAAAACAACGTTGTTAAAAGCATTGCGTGGCCTTTATCCTACATCTGGTGGAGATGTTTTGTGGGATGGTAAAAGCATCTCTTCTTTGAGCGACAAGGAAATCGCTCATCATGTGGCGTATATGCAACAGTCTGTAAATGTTTCCTTCGATTATGAAGCTATCGATATTGTGATGACCGCTCGTTATCCTTATTTGAAATGGTGGGAACAAGAAGGCCCTGAAGATAAGGTTATCGTTGAACAGGCTATGAAAGAGGTAGGCGTTTATCATCTGCGGAATCGTTCTGTACAATCTTTGAGTGGTGGTGAACGACAACGGGTATTCTTGGCTAAGGCTTTGGCACAACAAACAGAGGTGCTATTGCTTGATGAGCCGACGGCGGCCCTCGATTTAGTGTACGCCGATGATATTTTCCATGAAGGTCGTCGATTATGCGATGAAGGAAAAACGATTTTAATCGTAGTTCATGATTTAGAACTAGCTGCTAAATACTGTACTAAGCTCGTCCTAGTTAGCGATGGTCATATCATCGATGTAGGTACGCCAAGAGAAGTATTGACTGCGGATAACTTACGAGCCGCATTCCATCTATCAGCTGCAGTCTATGACGATCCGTACTTTAAACAACAACGTATCTTTGTATTCCCTAAGGGAACTACGGATATTGAGGAATATAAACAGACAAATGCTAGCGGCACAATGTCTATCGATCCACACCTGAAATAGATATAGGGCTGCCTATGGATAGGTCCGCACATTTCCTGTTTATCTCTATATATTGCTATTCCGAATGAGGTCAGGCTTATGTTATATCCATTTACTGCTATTGTTGGTCAAGAAGAAATGAAATTGGCCCTTTTACTGAATGCTATCAATCCATCCATTGGTGGTGTCTTAATCGAAGGTGAAAAGGGCACAGCAAAGTCCACAGCTGTACGTGCACTGGCGAGCCTTTTACCTCCTATGGAAGAAAGTGCTTCGGCCATGACCGTTGTGGAGTTGCCTATTAATGCTACAGAGGATCGTGTTGTGGGGTCTATTAACTTAGAGAAGGCCTTACAAGAAGGGGTAAAAGCCTTTGAACCAGGTATTTTACAAGCAGCACATCAAAATATTCTCTATGTAGATGAGGTTAATCTCTTGGATGACCATATTGTAGATATCTTACTAGATGTAGCGGCAATGGGCGTGAATACGGTGGAACGGGAAGGGGTAAGCCATTCTCATCCATCTCGATTCATTCTCGTAGGAACCATGAACCCTGAAGAGGGGGACCTTAGACCACAGCTATTAGACCGTTTTGGTTTATCTGTTATGGTTTGTGGTGAGCAAGATCCAGCACAGCGTATG is part of the Veillonella nakazawae genome and harbors:
- a CDS encoding TonB-dependent receptor, with amino-acid sequence MNKRVYVATMMALLSMSVNGYAVDMTTNQNQESSNVINVTANRTALLDLDTPVAMNIITPEELKNTGATTAFDAVATVPGVTINSYGAGGADFGGMDSRTNIRGLDRGALVLVNGVPMNLNGKGGLGSIPTSAIKRIEVVKGAASTLYGAEALGGVINVITKTPSTEGGSATVAVGNRGSKRFDVSYGTDKFIVGIDRKYWGTQDPSTPIRYDYAGTKHYDYYSTRNKGNSLGLFMSGKLSDKVTLNFNRAESKSSFGLISTETNPVNQARHSTTYHYKDDRNNASLIYKDKGTTGTLFYNDRTMRGTSRVHNTSQAKATETSYRARQYGFDVQHEWDFRDGKDYLIAGVTGKQETYHATAVPVYIHPKRNSYAVYGSYSYEINPKWTSILGLRYTVIDDPIKDQHVLTPQFQLLHSINKQSSMYVNIGKAFTMPSLSDTFRSVSRRYTAVSSKNLKPEEGWNYEIGYKRINKKDDWKVDVFYMDFKNFFQWQPDANGRPLVRVNGGKFRNVGIEAEYGRRLSDRLKWNVSGSYSNPRQKEMNETYWKQAAPKLQFTTGIRYESPTWEAGTSFSFVTKRLRNRDGGLNPNIALWNAYVGYHFNKDATLRLDARNLLDRHNVITNGDYEYWGDPFTYELSYTQKF
- a CDS encoding TonB-dependent receptor plug domain-containing protein; the protein is MNNLKKRRTSVLIGLALMGLSVHAYAVDVTAATDTPTTVASTEANGASESHVINVTANRMALLDLDTPAAMDVITDKDIMNSGAKNAFDAVNMVPGITSFSYGASGLEYGAMDSRVNIRGLERGSLILMNGVPMNLNGKGGLSSIPTSSIERIEVLKGAASALYGSDAMSGVINVITKTPSKEGGSATVGFGNMGRQTYKINYGTPRFLIGVERNFFGAQDPETPIRSDIGAYARGYEYYTARNKGNSLGVFMSGKLNDKLTLNFSRFEGNSSFGQLSTETNPIKQKLHSTTYAYKDTKNNASLVYKDGNTTGTIFYNDRDLYGKSRIHSKKTYTLSDNNYIARQYGFDVQHEWDFRGGKDYFIAGVLGKRETYRTTSGPYYGNPHRNSYAIYGTYSYQINPKWTSILGLRYSDIKDPVKNQRVLIPQFQLEHRINKESSMYINAGKAFRMPNLSDTFKKINKGYASVSGRNLKPEEGWNYELGYKHITNKDSWKVALFYMDFKNFFSWKPDSNGKNTIRVNGGRYRNVGIEAQYGRKLTDHLKMTVGASYSNPKQREIDKTYWKQANPKLQFTGGIHYTSPKWTAGSSLNFVTKRMKNRDGGTNPNLVAWNAYVGYQFNENSSLRLDARNLLNRHNVISNGDWEYWDEPFNYQLSYTQKF
- a CDS encoding ABC transporter substrate-binding protein; amino-acid sequence: MNKKIGFFICLMILLCVCLTGCGPQSEDGVTPYIRYVDSHDGVQVAVPEHPKRILSLSSAFDTILLGLIEPERLVGINKLSTYEEYSLEAKRAKLVKPVLSSYPLEKIIALKPDLVIAPDYISADVIYGLRHMGIATVVVPTPSTVDGVIQNVMDIAHVIGEDEKGSFYIRKIHREIDEIKHLGESIPIEQRKTVLFVSSMDGYTGTGSLFDDMCHYMSIYNAPDRIGLPPRIPFGEERVIAMNPDYIFIPSYKGMDKNLADRYLLNPAFQNLPAIRENRVKPLPAAYLYTMNQHIGEAMLAIMHTVYPQLERNSHD
- a CDS encoding FecCD family ABC transporter permease; the protein is MTKEKQRIMAIILIGVLLCIVSLLALHVGTIMIPIGGGVQSILNGMGLPVNFTEPITAEQEAVLWFIRMPRLIIGLLVGGALALAGAVMQGVFSNPLADPGIMGVSAGASLGAVIAIALGVTSLGMFYMPAFAFVGAFVSVGITILLTWRNNKLDTTTLLLAGVAVSMLLGAFTSGILTMINEYRLREFLFWMVGGLDFRRWDHVLLAVGPIMTGSVILMMLGRHLNVLVLGDTEARALGLPVMVYRMLFLFLASVVTATAVCVSGSIGFVGLVVPHIVRLLVGPDHRLLLPMAAVGGALFLVFCDTLGRVIAQPVEIRVGIMTAILGAPYFLYLLHRLRSKGGA